The genomic interval ATGACCGAACCCTGATATGTGCTCGGCGAATCAGTTCTCGGAGGAGCTGGCCGTCTTCTACGAGGCCACCCACGACTACGGCGACATCGGCGACGAGTCGTTCTATCTCGACGCGGCGACCGACGCCGACGAACCCGTGTTGGAGGCCGCCTGCGGGACGGGGCGGCTCTACCTCGAACTCCTCCGGCGGGGCGTCGACGCCGACGGCTTCGACGTCTCGCCCGCGATGCTGGACATCCTCCGGGAGAAGGCCGACGACGAGGGGCTCACACCCACGGTCTGGGAGGCCGACCTGCGGTCGTTCGACGCCGACCGGGAGTACGCGCTGGCGCTGGTCCCCTACAACTCGTTCTGCAACCTCCGGGGAGTCGACGACCAGCTCGCGGCCCTCGACGCGCTCCACGAGGTTTTGAAGCCCGGCGGCCGACTCCTGTTCGACGTGTACGTCCCCCGGTACGACGTCATCGCCGAGGCCTTCGGCGAGTGGCAGGACGTTCGGGAGGTAGAATACGGCGGGACGACGCTTCGGGGGCGCTCCCGGGCGACCATCGAAGATCAGGTGGCCCAGACCTACCGAACCGAGCAGGAGCTTCTGAACACGGACGGCGAGGTCGTGGCACGCGACGAGTTCGTCCTCTCGCACCTCCCGGCTCAGCAGGTCGAACTGCTGGCGCGCCACTCTCGGTTCGAGGGGTGGTCGGTCTCGGGCGGGTTCGACGGTGAACACCTCGAAGACGGCGACGGCGTTCAGGTGTGGGAACTGGTGAAGTAAGAGCGCGTTACCACCGACGGGACCCACCGGTCGCGAGCTACTCCTCCCTCCGGACCACCAGCACCGGCCCGACGGTCTCGGCCGCGACGCGCTCGGTCTCCTCGCCGAACACCAGCGACCGGAGCGACGGCGCTCGCTCGCCCATCACGACGGCGTCGTGGCCCGCGACGGCGTCGACGAGCGCCTCGAACGCCGGGCTGTCGGTCGCGAGTTCGGTTC from Halorussus salilacus carries:
- a CDS encoding class I SAM-dependent methyltransferase, which translates into the protein MCSANQFSEELAVFYEATHDYGDIGDESFYLDAATDADEPVLEAACGTGRLYLELLRRGVDADGFDVSPAMLDILREKADDEGLTPTVWEADLRSFDADREYALALVPYNSFCNLRGVDDQLAALDALHEVLKPGGRLLFDVYVPRYDVIAEAFGEWQDVREVEYGGTTLRGRSRATIEDQVAQTYRTEQELLNTDGEVVARDEFVLSHLPAQQVELLARHSRFEGWSVSGGFDGEHLEDGDGVQVWELVK